In one window of Thermus aquaticus DNA:
- a CDS encoding Maf family protein encodes MGGREAPLILASGSPRRKALLEALGYPLRLAPPEVEEDLDLPPRELAQALARRKGERVEGQWVLAADTVVDLEGEALGKPRDREENRLFLRRLSGRAHLVHTAIYLRTPLDLVEEVHTASVHFRPLSEEEIAWYVESGEGLDKAGGYGAQGLGMALIERVEGDFYTVVGLPVSRVFALLWERGFRP; translated from the coding sequence ATGGGAGGAAGGGAAGCCCCTCTGATCCTGGCCTCGGGGAGCCCCAGGCGGAAGGCCCTGCTCGAGGCCCTGGGCTACCCCCTCCGCCTGGCCCCACCGGAGGTGGAGGAAGACCTGGACCTCCCCCCGAGGGAGCTGGCCCAGGCCTTGGCCCGGAGGAAAGGGGAAAGGGTGGAGGGCCAATGGGTCCTGGCGGCCGACACCGTGGTGGACCTGGAGGGCGAGGCTTTGGGCAAGCCCAGGGACCGGGAGGAGAACCGCCTTTTCCTCCGCCGCCTCTCGGGGCGGGCCCATTTGGTCCACACCGCCATCTACCTCCGCACACCTTTGGACCTGGTGGAGGAGGTGCACACCGCCAGCGTTCACTTCCGCCCGCTAAGCGAGGAGGAGATCGCCTGGTATGTGGAAAGCGGCGAGGGGCTGGATAAGGCGGGGGGCTACGGCGCCCAGGGCCTGGGCATGGCCCTCATAGAGAGGGTGGAGGGCGACTTCTACACCGTGGTGGGCCTTCCCGTCTCCCGGGTCTTCGCCCTCCTGTGGGAAAGGGGGTTCCGCCCGTGA
- a CDS encoding phospholipase D-like domain-containing protein — protein sequence MGTRRRKGKEIAGLPGYLILLVLLLLWLFQELRPGPSPSALPETGQAEVYFMPQDGPQAKARLLALMAGARESLYGAFYEFRDLEIAKGLLEAKARGVKVEIYGESDFRQDFRRYLVAASLGQTQEPPRVPQTALRERVRPTSIDCEEIAGIPVCFDEREGFMHHKFLVADEKAVWTGSTNMTWNAFARNDENSLLLPSPTLARGYAREFKALFGGNKEGLGEPVAFRLEDPPVEGTAYFSPKGGKAAREALLQAAREAKREILVAAFVLTDREVVKALEDAHRRGVEVKVLLETRTLRDSREEDLRRAGIPVRQDGNPYTLHHKVLVLDGERVVTGSYNFSARAWQVNNENLLVLQSPALAQRYRKEVLRLWEEGKPL from the coding sequence ATGGGTACTAGAAGGCGCAAGGGTAAGGAGATCGCCGGGCTTCCCGGCTACCTGATCCTCCTGGTCCTTCTCCTCCTCTGGCTTTTCCAGGAGCTCCGCCCTGGCCCCTCTCCCTCAGCCCTCCCGGAAACGGGGCAGGCGGAGGTCTACTTCATGCCCCAAGACGGGCCCCAGGCCAAGGCCCGTCTCCTCGCCCTCATGGCGGGCGCCCGGGAAAGCCTCTATGGGGCCTTTTACGAGTTCAGGGACCTGGAGATCGCCAAGGGGCTCCTTGAGGCCAAGGCCCGCGGCGTGAAGGTGGAGATCTACGGGGAAAGCGACTTCCGCCAGGACTTCCGCCGCTACCTGGTGGCGGCGAGCCTGGGCCAGACCCAGGAGCCCCCCAGGGTGCCCCAGACGGCCCTAAGGGAAAGGGTCCGGCCCACCTCCATAGACTGCGAGGAGATCGCCGGGATTCCCGTCTGCTTTGACGAGCGGGAAGGCTTCATGCACCACAAGTTCCTGGTGGCCGACGAAAAGGCGGTCTGGACCGGGAGCACCAACATGACCTGGAACGCCTTCGCCCGCAATGACGAAAACAGCCTCCTCCTCCCCTCCCCCACCCTGGCCCGGGGCTACGCCCGGGAGTTCAAGGCCCTCTTCGGGGGGAATAAGGAGGGCCTTGGCGAGCCCGTGGCCTTCCGCCTGGAAGACCCTCCGGTGGAAGGCACCGCCTACTTCAGCCCCAAGGGGGGGAAGGCGGCCCGGGAAGCCCTGCTTCAGGCCGCCCGGGAGGCCAAGCGGGAGATCCTGGTGGCCGCCTTCGTCCTCACGGACCGGGAGGTGGTGAAGGCCCTCGAGGACGCCCACCGCCGAGGGGTGGAGGTCAAGGTCCTTCTGGAGACCCGCACCCTCCGGGACAGCCGGGAGGAGGACCTGAGGAGGGCGGGCATCCCCGTGCGCCAGGACGGGAACCCCTACACCCTGCACCACAAGGTCCTGGTCCTGGACGGGGAGCGGGTGGTGACCGGAAGCTACAACTTCTCCGCCCGGGCCTGGCAGGTGAACAACGAAAACCTCCTGGTCCTGCAAAGCCCGGCCCTGGCCCAGCGTTACCGGAAGGAGGTCCTGAGGCTATGGGAGGAAGGGAAGCCCCTCTGA
- the deoC gene encoding deoxyribose-phosphate aldolase — protein sequence MDLAAHIDHTLLKPTATPEEVLKAAEEALEWGFYGLCIPPSYVALVRQAFPHAPFRLVTVVGFPLGYQEKEVKALEAALAFARGADEVDMVLHLGQAKAGKVAYVEEEVRAVRQAVPRAVLKVILETGYFTPEEVRNLAEAAIRGGADFLKTSTGFGPRGASPEDVALLLEVARGRAQVKAAGGIRDRKTALRFLEMGATRLGTSSGVALVRGEEGHGY from the coding sequence ATGGACCTGGCCGCCCACATTGACCACACCCTGCTGAAGCCCACCGCCACGCCGGAAGAGGTCCTGAAGGCGGCGGAGGAAGCTCTGGAATGGGGCTTTTACGGCCTCTGCATCCCGCCCTCCTACGTGGCCCTGGTGCGCCAGGCCTTCCCCCACGCCCCCTTCCGCCTGGTGACCGTGGTGGGCTTCCCCTTGGGCTACCAGGAGAAGGAGGTGAAGGCCCTCGAGGCCGCCCTGGCCTTCGCCCGGGGCGCCGACGAGGTGGACATGGTCCTCCACCTGGGCCAGGCCAAGGCGGGGAAGGTGGCCTACGTGGAAGAGGAGGTCCGCGCCGTGCGGCAGGCGGTGCCAAGGGCGGTCCTCAAGGTGATTCTGGAAACGGGCTACTTCACCCCGGAGGAGGTGCGCAACCTGGCCGAGGCCGCCATCAGGGGCGGGGCGGACTTCCTCAAAACCTCCACCGGCTTCGGCCCCAGGGGGGCGAGCCCGGAGGACGTGGCCCTCCTCCTGGAGGTGGCCCGGGGCCGGGCCCAGGTCAAGGCGGCCGGGGGCATCCGGGACCGGAAGACCGCCCTGCGGTTCCTGGAGATGGGGGCCACCCGCCTGGGCACCTCCAGCGGCGTGGCCCTGGTGCGGGGGGAAGAGGGGCATGGGTACTAG
- the ychF gene encoding redox-regulated ATPase YchF, translating to MLAVGIVGLPNVGKSTLFNALTRAGVLAANYPFATIDKNVGVVALEDPRLYALQKTFARGERLPPVIPTHVEFVDIAGLVKGAHKGEGLGNQFLAHIREVAAIAHVVRCFPDPNVVHVMGRVDPLEDVEVVETELLLADLATWERRLGRLRKEARANRELAPLLEEAEGLHAHLTEGRPARTFPLSEEGRRLLKETPLLTAKPVIYVANVSEEDLPDGAGNPHVAALRARAEREGAEVVVVSAKLEAELAELSEEEARELLAAYGLKESGLKRLARAGYRALGLVTFFTAGEKEVRAWTVRRGTKAKEAAGEIHSDMERGFIRAEVIPWDRLVEAGGWARAKERGWVRLEGKDYEVQDGDVLYILFSV from the coding sequence ATGCTCGCCGTAGGCATCGTCGGTCTACCCAACGTCGGCAAGTCCACCCTCTTCAACGCCCTCACCCGGGCGGGGGTCCTGGCGGCCAACTACCCCTTCGCCACCATTGACAAGAACGTGGGGGTGGTGGCCCTGGAGGACCCGCGCCTTTACGCCCTGCAGAAGACCTTCGCCAGAGGGGAGCGCCTGCCGCCCGTCATCCCCACCCACGTGGAGTTCGTGGACATCGCCGGCCTGGTGAAGGGGGCCCACAAGGGGGAGGGGCTTGGCAACCAGTTTCTGGCCCACATCCGGGAGGTGGCGGCCATCGCCCACGTGGTGCGCTGCTTTCCCGACCCCAACGTGGTCCACGTCATGGGCCGGGTGGACCCCCTGGAGGACGTGGAGGTGGTGGAGACGGAGCTCCTCCTGGCCGACCTGGCCACCTGGGAAAGGCGGCTAGGGCGCTTGAGGAAGGAGGCCCGGGCCAACCGGGAGCTCGCCCCCCTTCTGGAGGAGGCCGAGGGCCTTCACGCCCACCTCACCGAGGGCAGGCCCGCCCGCACCTTTCCCCTCTCCGAAGAGGGCCGCCGCCTCCTCAAGGAGACCCCCCTCCTCACCGCCAAGCCGGTCATCTACGTGGCCAACGTCTCGGAGGAGGACCTGCCCGATGGCGCGGGTAACCCCCACGTGGCCGCCCTGAGGGCCCGGGCGGAGCGGGAGGGGGCCGAGGTGGTGGTGGTCTCCGCCAAGCTGGAGGCGGAGCTGGCCGAGCTTTCTGAGGAGGAGGCCAGGGAGCTCCTCGCCGCCTACGGCCTAAAGGAAAGCGGCCTAAAGCGCCTGGCCCGGGCGGGTTACCGGGCTTTGGGCCTCGTCACCTTCTTCACGGCGGGGGAGAAGGAGGTGCGGGCCTGGACGGTGCGCCGGGGGACCAAGGCCAAGGAGGCCGCCGGGGAGATCCACTCCGACATGGAGCGGGGCTTCATCCGGGCCGAGGTCATCCCCTGGGACAGGCTGGTGGAGGCCGGGGGGTGGGCCAGGGCCAAGGAGCGGGGCTGGGTGCGCCTCGAGGGCAAGGACTACGAGGTGCAGGACGGGGATGTCCTTTACATCCTCTTCAGCGTTTGA
- a CDS encoding transglycosylase domain-containing protein — translation MRWLRLFALFLLALFLGAGLALGYVAYAFTRDLPDLAQLDRLRLTATSTLYARDGSLLAQIASVEEGRAIHRGLVRLSQVSPAAVAAIVFSEDRRYFQHYGVDFLRLFGALYAVLKGDLQGGSTISTQVLKNTLLKDLAQERTLERKIKEWILALELERRYTKEEILEMYLNVIPWGGNAVGIAGAAEAYFGKDPGGLSLAEGLYLASLIPAPNARYGDLKGVRERMRRLLNEMVAEGWVSREVAEAAWREPLEPSGWRARYDEEGNLLEARLVDPEARLVRSISPKMASHFVLEVRRFLEARFGKEKVYGEGGLKVYTTLDPAMQRAAEAAAQRARLPEGAELALVGLDPETGEVLALVGGIRRENDQYNRATRALRNPGSAVKPFVYATALEAGWTQATLVPDRPLEFPDPSQPGGVWRPKNFSGTFLNRSITLRYALDLSLNLPAIYTAHQVGVEKVAEKLAQAGFAVRYPTLAIAIGGASITPIDLAAAYAAFVNGGYRVAPIFVARVEDARGEVLYRATPERRLLFDPLVAYQGWDLLKGYVYDLGEKGLAKGARIPGRVVGGKTGTTNEARDLWFAGVTRGLSAVVWVGRDDNRPLRMGGREPSSSVVNPPIWRDFVAEALRGRPGQDFPPPPGLVRARVDLLSGYPSAGGGEMVFPEGKVPAPPSPPKPTLPAEGPGARETPPTGLQSPAPEESPAPQAPPSEEAP, via the coding sequence GTGCGCTGGCTTCGGCTTTTCGCCCTTTTCCTCTTGGCGCTTTTTCTGGGGGCGGGGCTGGCCCTCGGCTACGTGGCCTACGCCTTCACCCGGGACCTCCCCGACCTTGCCCAGCTGGACCGCCTTCGCCTGACCGCCACCTCCACCCTCTACGCCCGGGACGGCTCTCTCCTCGCCCAGATCGCCAGCGTGGAGGAGGGGCGGGCCATCCACCGGGGCCTGGTGCGGCTTTCCCAGGTCTCCCCGGCGGCGGTGGCCGCCATCGTCTTCTCCGAGGACCGCCGCTACTTCCAGCACTACGGGGTGGACTTCCTCCGCCTCTTCGGAGCCCTTTACGCCGTGCTGAAGGGGGACCTCCAGGGGGGGAGCACCATCTCCACCCAGGTCCTCAAGAACACGCTCCTCAAGGACCTGGCCCAGGAGAGAACCCTGGAAAGGAAGATCAAGGAGTGGATTCTGGCCCTAGAGCTGGAGCGGCGCTACACCAAGGAGGAGATCCTGGAGATGTACCTGAACGTGATTCCCTGGGGAGGGAACGCGGTGGGGATCGCCGGGGCGGCGGAGGCCTACTTCGGCAAGGACCCGGGGGGGCTGAGCCTGGCCGAGGGGCTCTACCTGGCCTCCCTGATCCCCGCTCCCAACGCCCGCTACGGCGACCTCAAGGGGGTCAGGGAACGCATGCGCCGCCTTCTGAACGAGATGGTGGCCGAGGGCTGGGTGAGCCGGGAGGTGGCCGAGGCCGCCTGGCGCGAACCCCTGGAGCCCAGCGGCTGGCGGGCCCGCTACGACGAAGAGGGGAACCTCCTGGAGGCCAGGCTCGTTGACCCCGAGGCCCGGCTGGTCCGCTCCATCAGCCCCAAAATGGCCTCCCACTTCGTCCTGGAGGTGCGGCGCTTCTTGGAGGCCCGCTTCGGCAAGGAGAAGGTTTATGGGGAGGGGGGGCTCAAGGTCTACACCACCCTGGACCCCGCCATGCAGCGGGCGGCGGAGGCCGCCGCCCAGAGGGCCCGCCTGCCCGAGGGGGCCGAGCTGGCCCTGGTGGGCCTGGACCCGGAGACGGGGGAGGTCCTGGCCCTGGTGGGGGGCATCCGGCGGGAGAACGACCAGTACAACCGGGCCACCCGGGCCCTGAGGAACCCGGGGAGCGCCGTGAAGCCCTTCGTCTACGCCACCGCCCTCGAGGCGGGCTGGACCCAGGCCACCCTGGTGCCGGACCGCCCCTTGGAGTTCCCCGACCCCAGCCAGCCGGGGGGCGTTTGGCGGCCCAAGAACTTCTCCGGCACCTTCCTAAACAGGAGCATCACCCTGCGCTACGCCCTGGACCTCTCCTTGAACCTGCCCGCCATCTACACCGCCCACCAGGTAGGGGTGGAAAAGGTCGCCGAAAAGCTCGCCCAGGCGGGCTTCGCCGTGCGCTACCCCACCCTGGCCATCGCCATCGGGGGGGCTTCCATCACCCCCATAGACCTGGCCGCCGCCTACGCCGCCTTCGTGAACGGGGGGTACCGGGTGGCCCCCATCTTTGTGGCCCGGGTGGAGGACGCCAGGGGGGAGGTCCTCTACCGGGCCACCCCCGAGCGCCGCCTCCTCTTTGACCCCCTGGTGGCCTACCAAGGCTGGGACCTCCTGAAGGGCTACGTCTACGACCTGGGGGAGAAGGGCCTGGCCAAAGGGGCCCGGATTCCCGGGCGGGTGGTGGGGGGCAAGACGGGCACCACCAACGAGGCCCGGGACCTGTGGTTCGCCGGGGTGACCCGGGGGCTTTCGGCCGTGGTCTGGGTGGGGCGGGACGACAACCGCCCCCTGCGCATGGGGGGGCGGGAGCCCTCCAGCTCGGTGGTGAACCCCCCCATCTGGCGGGACTTCGTGGCCGAGGCCCTGCGGGGCCGGCCCGGGCAGGATTTCCCCCCGCCCCCGGGCCTGGTCCGGGCCCGGGTGGACCTCCTCTCCGGCTACCCCTCGGCGGGGGGGGGGGAGATGGTCTTCCCCGAGGGCAAGGTCCCTGCGCCGCCGTCTCCCCCGAAGCCCACCCTGCCGGCGGAGGGGCCAGGGGCCCGGGAAACCCCACCTACGGGCCTGCAAAGCCCGGCTCCCGAGGAGAGCCCGGCCCCCCAGGCACCGCCTTCGGAGGAGGCGCCATGA
- a CDS encoding RNA methyltransferase, translating into MREALSRVRVVLVEPQEPMNVGAVARAMRNFGLARLYLVNPAPRVGPPWAREAYWLAVHAEEILDRAVAVDSLMEALADVELVVATTGRPRKLYPAPMVPAWEVPARVLSVEGEVALVFGRETFGLTNEELALAHVIGTIPTAPEQPSLNLAQAVVVFAYELFKAVGEGRFPREELAQVAALEAFFEDLGRYVLEIGFTDQNRFPHAMRRLRRIFHKARLTPGEVQMLRGLLHQSRYQMRKKDG; encoded by the coding sequence ATGAGGGAGGCCTTGTCCCGGGTGCGGGTGGTCCTGGTGGAGCCCCAGGAGCCCATGAACGTGGGGGCGGTGGCCCGGGCCATGCGCAACTTCGGCCTGGCCCGGCTTTACCTGGTCAACCCCGCCCCCCGGGTGGGGCCCCCCTGGGCCAGGGAGGCCTACTGGCTGGCGGTCCACGCCGAGGAGATCCTGGACCGGGCTGTGGCCGTGGACAGCCTGATGGAGGCCCTAGCGGACGTAGAGCTGGTGGTAGCCACCACGGGCAGGCCCCGGAAGCTCTACCCGGCCCCCATGGTCCCCGCCTGGGAGGTGCCGGCCCGCGTCCTCTCCGTGGAGGGGGAGGTGGCCTTGGTCTTCGGCCGGGAGACCTTTGGCCTCACCAACGAGGAGCTGGCCCTGGCCCACGTGATCGGCACCATCCCCACGGCCCCGGAGCAGCCCTCCTTGAACCTGGCCCAGGCGGTGGTGGTCTTCGCCTACGAGCTCTTTAAGGCGGTGGGGGAGGGGAGGTTTCCCCGGGAGGAGCTGGCCCAGGTGGCGGCCCTCGAGGCCTTCTTTGAGGACCTGGGCCGCTATGTGCTGGAGATCGGCTTCACCGACCAGAACCGCTTTCCCCACGCTATGCGCCGCCTGAGGCGCATCTTCCACAAGGCCAGGCTCACCCCGGGGGAGGTGCAGATGCTCAGGGGCCTCCTGCACCAGAGCCGCTACCAGATGAGGAAGAAGGATGGCTAG
- a CDS encoding sensor histidine kinase, with translation MASENLIRLVRLAQRLLPPIIALVVVAFELALLPYRHQDFTLWLRLGFYGLVGPLVTYAVLEWIAQEVLERARAERALEEANRRLLAAGRVFREALKSENLEEAVQRVARVLEESLGLPVGLEVEGVRAGCEGEGLRVELPGLKGYLEVCAQGADRAFLEVLAHEVAGALQAVVARSRDLLTLYEVDQALKAEANLDRLLEGLLERIRAWAEAEGAGVLLLDEEGFLVPRVVRNLDLPGHPFLPEGPWKGALEGPVFVAPETLALPLKAREPVGVLVVKGKGLSRRIPFLSFLASQVALAVRNAQAYLRAEELAINEERTRIAREIHDGIAQSLAFMALKLDLAERLLDKDREAALKALAEVKDTLRAQIREVRRSIFALRPIDLERYGFLESVRRYAQAFAEQAGFRVQISTPERVGLSQASELVLFRVLQEALTNAAKHARPTRVDVVLEPLGERGARLVVRDNGRGFAEPSAQGLGGFGLTQMRERVEARGGRFFVRSELGKGTEVVAELPY, from the coding sequence ATGGCTAGCGAGAACCTGATCCGCTTGGTCCGGCTGGCCCAGCGCCTCCTGCCCCCCATCATCGCCCTGGTGGTGGTGGCCTTTGAGCTGGCCCTCCTCCCCTACCGCCACCAGGACTTCACCCTTTGGCTCCGGCTGGGCTTTTACGGCTTGGTGGGGCCTTTGGTCACCTACGCCGTCCTGGAGTGGATCGCCCAGGAGGTTCTGGAGAGGGCCAGGGCGGAAAGGGCCCTGGAGGAGGCCAACCGCAGGCTTCTCGCCGCGGGGCGGGTCTTCCGCGAGGCCCTGAAGAGCGAGAACCTGGAGGAGGCGGTCCAGCGGGTGGCCCGGGTCCTGGAGGAGAGCCTGGGCCTTCCCGTGGGCCTCGAGGTGGAGGGGGTGCGGGCCGGGTGCGAGGGGGAGGGCCTCAGGGTGGAGCTTCCCGGGCTTAAGGGGTACCTGGAGGTCTGCGCCCAGGGGGCGGACCGGGCCTTCCTGGAGGTTCTGGCCCACGAGGTGGCCGGGGCCCTGCAGGCGGTGGTGGCCCGAAGCCGGGACCTCCTCACCCTCTACGAGGTGGACCAGGCCCTGAAGGCCGAGGCCAACCTAGACCGGCTTCTGGAGGGGCTTTTGGAGCGCATCCGCGCCTGGGCCGAGGCCGAGGGGGCGGGCGTCCTCCTCCTGGACGAGGAGGGCTTCTTGGTGCCCCGGGTGGTGCGGAACCTGGACCTGCCAGGCCACCCCTTTCTGCCGGAGGGGCCCTGGAAGGGGGCTTTGGAGGGGCCCGTCTTCGTGGCCCCCGAGACCCTGGCCCTGCCCCTCAAGGCTCGGGAGCCCGTGGGGGTATTGGTGGTCAAGGGGAAGGGGCTTTCCCGCCGCATCCCCTTCCTCTCCTTCCTGGCCTCCCAGGTGGCCCTGGCGGTGCGGAACGCCCAGGCCTACCTAAGGGCCGAGGAGCTGGCCATCAACGAGGAGCGCACCCGCATCGCCCGGGAGATCCACGACGGCATCGCCCAGAGCCTGGCCTTTATGGCCCTGAAGCTGGACCTGGCCGAGCGCCTCCTGGACAAGGACCGGGAGGCGGCCTTGAAGGCGTTGGCCGAGGTGAAGGACACCCTGAGGGCCCAGATCCGGGAGGTGCGGCGGAGCATCTTCGCCCTTAGGCCCATTGACCTGGAGCGCTACGGCTTTCTGGAGTCCGTGCGCCGCTACGCCCAGGCCTTCGCCGAGCAGGCGGGCTTCCGGGTCCAGATCTCCACGCCCGAAAGGGTGGGGCTTTCCCAGGCCAGCGAGCTGGTCCTCTTCCGGGTGTTGCAGGAGGCCCTCACCAACGCCGCCAAGCACGCCAGGCCCACCCGGGTGGACGTGGTCCTGGAGCCTTTAGGGGAGCGGGGGGCGAGGCTAGTGGTGCGGGACAACGGCCGGGGCTTCGCCGAGCCCAGCGCCCAGGGGCTTGGGGGCTTCGGCCTCACCCAGATGCGGGAGCGGGTGGAGGCCCGGGGCGGGCGCTTTTTCGTGCGCTCGGAGCTGGGCAAGGGCACGGAGGTGGTGGCCGAACTCCCTTACTAA
- a CDS encoding low molecular weight protein-tyrosine-phosphatase, protein MERPVRVLFVCLGNICRSPLAEGAFRKLLRERGLEDRFEVDSAGTGAWHAGEPMDPRARRVLEEEGAYFSHVARQMTREDALRFDHILVMDRENLLEVHRRFPEARGKARLLLDYLGGGEVPDPYYGDLQDCREVYWMVEAACRAFLDQYGPPVADGEGGA, encoded by the coding sequence ATGGAGCGCCCGGTGCGCGTGCTCTTCGTCTGCCTGGGCAACATCTGCCGAAGCCCCCTGGCGGAGGGGGCTTTCCGCAAGCTTTTGCGGGAGAGAGGCCTCGAGGACCGCTTTGAGGTGGACTCGGCAGGCACCGGGGCCTGGCACGCCGGGGAGCCCATGGACCCCCGGGCCAGGCGGGTTCTGGAGGAGGAGGGGGCCTACTTTTCCCACGTGGCCCGGCAGATGACCCGGGAGGACGCCCTCCGCTTTGACCACATCCTGGTCATGGACCGGGAGAACCTCCTCGAGGTCCACCGCCGCTTTCCCGAGGCCAGGGGCAAGGCCCGGCTTCTCCTGGACTACCTGGGCGGGGGCGAGGTGCCGGACCCCTACTATGGGGACCTCCAGGACTGCCGGGAGGTTTACTGGATGGTGGAGGCCGCCTGCCGGGCCTTCTTGGACCAATATGGACCCCCTGTCGCTGATGGAGAAGGCGGGGCTTGA
- a CDS encoding fructosamine kinase family protein, producing MDPLSLMEKAGLEAEGPPTPLHGGDMALVYRLGPYVVKTARHAPPGLFQAEARGLKALEARGARVPRVYWWGEEGIVLEYLSPGPEDWEGLARMLARLHRSREEAYWAEAGYLGTFPLPERRGDAWTEFFFLRCVEPLLKATWGRLGELGPKVEALYLKPLPTEGPAPLHGDLWRGNVHFAQGGPALLDPSFFVGERGVDLAMMRLFGGFPQAFWRAYREAYPIPEEVERVLPRYQVYYLLAHVHFFGEGYLGALWKAISAS from the coding sequence ATGGACCCCCTGTCGCTGATGGAGAAGGCGGGGCTTGAGGCCGAGGGCCCGCCCACCCCCCTCCACGGGGGTGATATGGCCCTGGTCTACCGCCTGGGGCCTTATGTGGTGAAGACGGCGCGCCACGCCCCGCCGGGCCTCTTCCAGGCCGAGGCCAGGGGCCTGAAGGCCCTCGAGGCGCGGGGCGCGAGGGTGCCCCGGGTCTACTGGTGGGGGGAAGAGGGGATCGTCCTGGAGTACCTGTCCCCGGGCCCGGAGGACTGGGAGGGCCTGGCCCGGATGCTGGCCCGCCTTCACCGAAGCCGAGAGGAGGCCTACTGGGCCGAGGCGGGGTACCTGGGCACCTTTCCCCTGCCCGAAAGGCGGGGGGATGCGTGGACGGAGTTCTTCTTCCTGAGGTGCGTGGAGCCTCTCCTGAAGGCCACCTGGGGGCGGCTTGGGGAGCTGGGCCCCAAGGTGGAGGCCCTTTACCTTAAACCCCTCCCCACGGAAGGGCCCGCCCCCCTCCACGGGGACCTGTGGCGGGGCAACGTCCACTTCGCCCAGGGCGGCCCGGCCCTTCTGGACCCCTCCTTCTTCGTGGGGGAGCGGGGCGTGGACCTGGCCATGATGCGCCTTTTTGGGGGCTTTCCCCAGGCCTTCTGGCGGGCCTACCGGGAGGCCTACCCCATCCCCGAGGAGGTGGAAAGGGTCCTTCCCCGCTACCAGGTCTACTACCTCCTGGCCCACGTCCACTTCTTTGGGGAAGGGTATCTGGGAGCGCTATGGAAGGCGATTTCCGCCTCCTAG
- a CDS encoding DUF4388 domain-containing protein: MEGDFRLLGPIDLLQLLAQGGKTGAFLVEGGGVYLEGGRPVHAFLGKKAGKEALLGILALKEGRFRFLLGERAPTTSLEAPLEAYLLEALRLLDEGVEVGPFDLVRPSSRAYGATLEGEDQALLLALGAGKSPLDLAAATGLPLEAVLKRLGHLARLRLLEVHPRVPHTARLRVALGGRGAQVDRLLLTAWRSHYGGFARVRVRGKGEGSLAVEGVEGLGVELRLAPEHLLFLGLKVGEEVLVWPEV, encoded by the coding sequence ATGGAAGGCGATTTCCGCCTCCTAGGTCCCATTGACCTCCTCCAGCTTCTGGCCCAGGGGGGGAAGACCGGGGCCTTTCTGGTGGAGGGGGGCGGGGTGTACCTGGAGGGGGGCAGGCCGGTCCACGCCTTTTTGGGAAAGAAGGCGGGCAAGGAGGCCCTTTTGGGGATCCTGGCCCTAAAGGAGGGGAGGTTCCGCTTCCTTTTGGGGGAGCGGGCCCCCACGACCTCCCTCGAGGCCCCCCTCGAGGCCTACCTCCTGGAGGCCCTCCGCCTCCTGGACGAGGGGGTGGAGGTGGGCCCCTTTGACCTGGTGCGCCCCTCCTCCCGGGCCTATGGGGCCACCCTGGAAGGGGAGGACCAGGCCCTCCTTTTGGCCCTGGGGGCGGGAAAGAGCCCCCTGGACCTGGCGGCGGCCACCGGGCTTCCCCTGGAGGCGGTTCTGAAGCGCCTGGGGCACCTGGCCCGGCTCCGCCTCCTGGAGGTCCACCCCCGGGTGCCCCACACCGCCCGCCTGCGGGTGGCCTTGGGGGGACGGGGGGCCCAGGTGGACCGCCTCCTCCTCACCGCCTGGCGGTCCCACTACGGGGGGTTTGCCCGGGTGCGGGTGCGGGGCAAGGGAGAGGGGAGCCTGGCCGTGGAGGGGGTGGAGGGGCTTGGCGTGGAGCTCCGCCTGGCCCCGGAGCACCTCCTCTTCCTGGGCCTCAAGGTGGGGGAGGAGGTCCTGGTCTGGCCCGAGGTCTAA